One Alnus glutinosa chromosome 13, dhAlnGlut1.1, whole genome shotgun sequence genomic window, acaatttattttctgggttttggtttaaaatcacactttttgtttacgaaatcgcaaatTCCAAATGAAccataaatcatactttttcaaattgaaaaCCTAAAAGAACTCTAAAGTGTTACACCTATGAgtttggggggggggatttATACAAAGTAGTTGTTAGTTGAGGGTCATAGTATTTTTAAcccatttaataattttttataaaagaagaaataaaaaagtgatATAAAATTCTAAGctgaaaaagcaaaagaaagaaaataaaagagaagacGTGGACGAATCAGAAACGCAGCATATGGCGCCAGTTAAGGAGGGGTCACAAACTGCCAAACACAAGAACCGGACGGTCACAGTTCACGTGGCCTCACTGCCTCACCACTCTCAACGAACATGCGCCTCCTCGCCTCTGGACCCCACATGACCTTTTCCCGTTTACCGGTTTTACCGGTACTCTCTCTCCCCACACCACTATAAAACCGCTTTTCCAAAACCCCCCTCCTGCCCTCCATTCCATCACCCCCACCTCCGCTCGCTTGCTCAACGGCCTCACTCTCTCTGCGCGGCTTGGCTCGGCTCGGCTCCCTCCGCCGAGCTCAATTGGTCTttgcgagagggagagagagagagagaggttaggCTTGGTTTGTTAGGAGTTCGAAGGAGTTCATAAGAGGAAGGAGAAATGGCGGTTTCTAGGATGTCTTTCGGAGTTGTGGCGGTTGCCGCTGCTGTTTTTGCTGttcttgttgttgttttcttgcCTGCCGTTCAGGCTGAGTCCGTCGCTCCCGCTCCTGCCCCCACCAGTGACGGTTAGATCTCTGTCTCGAAACCTTGTGAGCTTAATCTATGTAAATTTTGATACAGATCTGAAATTGTAATGGCTTGGTAAATGTAGGGTTCACGTTTAACTGGACATAAATTTTGTTGAcatactttcaaaaaaaataaataaataaatttggtttATGGCAATGTGGATctaattttttaagatttggaGAAAATAATTCTTTAGAATATagaatcacttttttttttttttttttggacgtGGGATTTTATCACATTGTGCAAGATAATAAGCCTATGAACAATTATGGGAACGTTTTATAatacttttgaaaattcttttgtgttttgaaaaattaatggTTTTTGGATTGTGCTTTTTGAGTGTTCTGATCTGATATAAGGTACTGTTTGGATTTACGATTTTTGTAAAATGCAGCATTTTGTAGTATTTTAAAatctctatttaatttttaaaataaattaaataaaaaggggGCAGAAAAAAGTTATGAATCAAAGCCATTATTTTGATAATGATTTCGAGAAGAGTGTATCTTTAgataattttcaaaatcgtCACCAAATTAGACCTGCAATGTTTACAATGTTGgaagacaaaagagaaaaacaaagaatacaTCCTCGTTTGGGTGTgtaattgttttgaaaaatattcaaaattatgaatactaataaaatttattttttgaaattatatttggatggtttagaaaatctgaggcgaaattaaaaaaagtgggataaaatcttaatagagtttgaattctaaaaaacaatatttgaaaaaaaaaattacccaaacatgccctaaaaGTTTTTGGGGGGCATTATCCATGttatatgttctttttttttttttttttttttttttttttctttgattaattgtTAATGTGGTTGTTGTGTAGGGGCATCGATCGACCAAGGGATTGCGTGTGTGCTGATGTTGTTGGCCTTGGTGCTCACATACTTGATTCATGCAGCGGACATGCCTAAGAGCTTCTAGATTTTACATGAAAAATGGCTTCTTGTTTAggtgtttgaatttttatgtCATGGGTCTTGCAGTGTATGTAGTAGTAGTGGTGTTCTGACTTTTGACAGATTTGCTGTTGGCCGTTGCCAATGTTGTTATTTCTCTATTGGTGGCAGTCCAA contains:
- the LOC133854474 gene encoding arabinogalactan protein 41-like codes for the protein MAVSRMSFGVVAVAAAVFAVLVVVFLPAVQAESVAPAPAPTSDGASIDQGIACVLMLLALVLTYLIHAADMPKSF